In Bacillus sp. NP247, one DNA window encodes the following:
- a CDS encoding DUF6359 domain-containing protein, producing the protein MAVKKLLSVFISFLLLLSFTGTLAQAEETTSMSVEKAIQVFKQQGKTKGIVEGYIVGYTQSPSKYTKDPAKFDDTNVAIADSPNETNPDKIMPVQLPKGDVRLAVNVKDHPENIGKKVSLTGTLELYFGSPGLKSVTAHKFYGEEQNRVSDVVASPNGGEVAKGTAVTLTTNTEGATIYYTLDGSNPTNKSVRYNGRIIVNENSVVKAIAEKEGLTSSAISTFSFLIVTNEPVRIHDIQGKSHISPYNGKKVNNVEGVVTALDKNGFYIEDNQPDNDPATSEGIYVYKKDANVAVGDLIQVDGAVEEYVGPGYAERFETDLTTTEIKASRVAVIAKDQPLPAPIVLGENGVKIPDQIIDNDAFGLFDPNEDAIDFYESIEGMRVTMPTPKIIAPQKNGNLYVTVKNGGDKVITKYGTPLLDKEQLNPERLSVKVPRDYVAKVGDTFTGDITGVVGYDYGAFRISPVTELPSVVDGGFKQVGANIQPRLDKLTVATYNIENFSANKKETTDEKVKALAYSIKYNLKMPDIIGVQEMQDNNGSINDGTTDASLGAKRVIDAVLEIRGPKYEYVEIAPNNNQDGGAPGANIRVGFFYNPSRVKLAAVPKLLDKNVVRIGDENSLFESTRKPLAAEFTFQGQNVVVISNHLNSKLGDATPFGKVQPLVLKSEEKRVQLAQEVNHFVKGIQEKNTNAPVVVLGDMNDFEFSKPLEALEGTILKDMLNTVPKENRYTYIHEGNAQVLDHILVTNNIAPHTIVDPVHLNSNIMKEHGRVSDHDPVLAQIDLKKAS; encoded by the coding sequence ATGGCTGTGAAGAAATTGTTAAGTGTTTTTATATCATTCTTGCTATTGCTTTCATTTACTGGAACTTTAGCGCAGGCGGAAGAAACTACTTCTATGTCAGTAGAAAAAGCAATTCAAGTATTTAAGCAGCAAGGGAAAACGAAGGGAATAGTGGAAGGATATATCGTTGGGTATACGCAAAGTCCTTCTAAATACACGAAAGATCCGGCTAAGTTTGACGACACAAATGTGGCAATTGCCGATTCGCCAAACGAAACGAATCCAGACAAAATCATGCCTGTTCAGTTGCCAAAAGGCGATGTGAGATTGGCTGTAAATGTGAAAGATCATCCTGAAAATATCGGGAAGAAAGTTAGCTTAACAGGGACGCTTGAATTATATTTCGGTAGCCCAGGTTTAAAATCAGTAACAGCTCATAAGTTTTACGGAGAAGAACAAAACCGTGTTAGCGATGTAGTGGCTTCACCAAATGGCGGGGAAGTTGCGAAAGGAACAGCGGTAACATTAACAACGAATACAGAAGGAGCAACAATCTACTATACGTTAGATGGCTCTAATCCTACAAATAAAAGCGTTCGTTATAACGGACGGATTATAGTGAATGAAAATAGTGTAGTGAAAGCAATCGCAGAAAAAGAAGGGCTTACTTCTTCAGCGATTTCAACATTTTCATTTCTAATCGTAACAAATGAACCAGTTCGTATTCATGATATTCAAGGGAAATCCCATATTTCTCCTTACAACGGGAAGAAAGTAAACAATGTGGAAGGCGTTGTCACAGCGCTTGATAAAAATGGTTTTTATATAGAAGATAATCAGCCGGATAATGATCCAGCTACTTCAGAAGGTATTTACGTATACAAAAAAGATGCGAATGTAGCGGTAGGAGATCTTATTCAAGTTGATGGAGCAGTAGAAGAATATGTTGGACCTGGATACGCAGAACGTTTTGAAACGGACTTAACGACGACAGAAATTAAAGCGAGTCGCGTTGCTGTAATCGCAAAAGATCAACCTTTACCAGCACCGATTGTACTAGGAGAAAACGGTGTGAAAATTCCTGATCAAATTATCGATAATGATGCATTCGGTTTATTTGATCCAAATGAAGATGCAATTGATTTTTATGAAAGTATAGAAGGTATGCGCGTTACGATGCCAACACCAAAAATTATCGCGCCTCAGAAAAATGGTAACTTATATGTAACAGTAAAAAACGGTGGGGATAAAGTTATAACGAAGTATGGCACACCGCTATTAGATAAAGAGCAATTAAACCCAGAGCGTCTTTCTGTTAAGGTACCTCGTGATTATGTCGCGAAAGTAGGCGATACGTTCACTGGGGATATAACTGGAGTAGTAGGATATGACTATGGTGCGTTCCGCATTTCGCCAGTAACGGAATTACCATCTGTAGTGGACGGTGGATTTAAGCAAGTAGGGGCAAATATTCAGCCACGTCTTGATAAGTTAACAGTTGCTACATACAATATTGAAAACTTCTCAGCGAACAAAAAAGAAACAACGGACGAAAAAGTAAAAGCGTTAGCTTATTCTATTAAATATAACTTGAAAATGCCTGATATTATCGGCGTCCAAGAGATGCAAGATAATAATGGATCAATTAATGACGGTACAACAGATGCTTCTTTAGGCGCAAAGCGTGTAATTGATGCAGTATTAGAAATACGTGGACCGAAATATGAATATGTAGAAATTGCTCCGAACAATAATCAAGATGGAGGAGCACCAGGGGCGAACATTCGTGTCGGTTTCTTCTATAATCCATCACGTGTGAAATTAGCAGCAGTACCAAAGTTACTAGATAAAAATGTAGTTCGTATTGGAGATGAAAATTCATTATTTGAAAGTACACGTAAACCGTTAGCAGCAGAATTTACGTTCCAAGGACAAAATGTTGTTGTCATTTCGAATCACTTAAACTCAAAACTAGGAGATGCAACGCCATTTGGAAAAGTGCAGCCGCTCGTATTAAAGAGTGAAGAAAAACGAGTTCAATTAGCACAAGAAGTGAATCATTTCGTAAAAGGTATTCAAGAAAAGAATACGAATGCGCCAGTTGTAGTATTAGGTGATATGAATGACTTTGAATTCTCTAAACCTTTAGAAGCACTAGAGGGAACGATATTAAAAGATATGTTAAACACAGTGCCGAAAGAGAACCGTTACACGTACATTCATGAAGGTAACGCACAAGTGTTAGATCATATTTTAGTAACAAATAACATCGCACCGCACACAATTGTAGACCCTGTACACTTAAACTCAAACATTATGAAAGAACATGGACGTGTAAGTGACCACGATCCAGTACTTGCTCAAATTGATTTGAAGAAGGCTTCTTAA